In the Oryza glaberrima chromosome 6, OglaRS2, whole genome shotgun sequence genome, one interval contains:
- the LOC127777689 gene encoding uncharacterized protein LOC127777689 — protein MICCLFSNCREQRRESAAARSCWITAAAMTGEASKGRSGGGRERRASSSRQRTDVASELELQEASSSAVSPPHPNPGDAEAAPAAVAIPPAPASLHDLAQGAEAASAAGRSNEKEEQVELRKVQKDIELGALVAGFSFSVAMTGFFLSPQATGRQAIYIDISMFLAFSSFVCGCTFMLLSMQRLSAREEHISGFHHAISKCLFYLCCVLPVLTILCLLLVMPRKPYIYVGLGVLAAAVVPVALMHWYVSRKTQLETNDTAPEDVEQNAMSRKTQKTNGTAPEDDDEQKAMESSYKITSAIVPMSLAGLVGVLFGVYKGGSSSGGAGGDISGSVHVVIMCMFITSMLSMLLMMLWMKVLESKKPKLREFFVRATIPRANAALLALLAIAAFSASFGILRWYMVAAFLTLALAATVQFVIQHCTREQNAVRASHNETQLKWMADMASKTTPWSLGIVMAIFGGFLGDDDKSKDKMVVLKVCMFLSTSAFTSGLGLMYLTMRPGESARGGSSKAAMTILAWSVMVLLSAAALAIYGVEVMKS, from the exons ATGATATGTTGTTTATTCAGTAATTGCAGAGAGCAAAGGCGAGAATCTGCAGCAGCACGCAGTTGTTGGAttacggcggcggccatgaccGGCGAGGCAAGCAAAGGTCGGAGTGGAGGCGGCCGAGAGAGACGCGCATCGTCCTCCCGGCAGCGCACCGATGTTGCTAGTGAACTAGAACTACAAGAAG CATCAAGCTCCGCGGTTTCGCCGCCGCACCCGAACCccggcgacgcggaggcggcaCCGGCCGCCGTCGCGATCCCGCCGGCGCCCGCATCCCTTCATGACCTGGCCCAA GGTGCGGAGGCCGCTTCTGCAGCGGGGAGGAGTAACGAGAAGGAGGAACAAGTAGAACTCCGCAAGGTCCAGAAGGATATCGAGTTAGGGGCACTTGTTGCCGGCTTCTCCTTCTCCGTGGCGATGACCGGCTTCTTCCTCAGCCCGCAAGCGACGGGGCGGCAAGCCATATACATCGACATCTCGATGTTCCTCGCCTTCTCATCTTTCGTCTGTGGCTGTACGTTCATGTTGCTGAGCATGCAGCGGCTCAGCGCCAGGGAGGAGCACATCTCTGGCTTCCACCACGCCATCTCCAAGTGCCTCTTCTATCTTTGCTGCGTTCTACCGGTGCTGACAATACTTTGTCTGCTGCTGGTTATGCCGCGCAAGCCTTACATCTACGTAGGACTCGGCGTCctcgcggcggccgtggtgCCGGTGGCCCTCATGCACTGGTACGTGAGCCGCAAGACCCAGCTGGAAACCAACGACACGGCACCTGAGGATGTTGAGCAGAATGCAATGAGCCGCAAGACCCAGAAAACCAACGGCACGGCGCCTGAGGACGACGATGAGCAGAAGGCGATGGAGTCCAGCTATAAGATCACCTCGGCCATCGTCCCCATGTCGTTGGCGGGCCTCGTCGGCGTGCTCTTCGGCGTCTACAAGGGGGGCAGCAGCAGTGGAGGCGCCGGCGGTGACATCTCCGGCTCTGTCCACGTCGTCATCATGTGCATGTTCATCACCTCGATGTTAAGCATGCTCCTGATGATGCTGTGGATGAAGGTCCTGGAGAGCAAGAAACCGAAGCTCCGGGAGTTCTTCGTCAGAGCTACTATCCCGCGTGCCAATGCGGCCCTTCTAGCCTTGCTCGCgattgccgccttctccgcgTCGTTTGGGATCCTCAGGTGGTACATGGTAGCCGCGTTCCTGACTCTCGCCTTGGCTGCCACCGTCCAATTCGTCATCCAGCACTGTACCAGAGAGCAGAATGCCGTGCGAGCTAGCCACAACGAGACGCAGCTCAAGTGGATGGCGGACATGGCGAGCAAGACGACACCGTGGTCTCTGGGGATAGTCATGGCGATCTTTGGAGGCTTTCTTGGAGACGATGATAAAAGCAAGGACAAGATGGTGGTACTTAAGGTCTGCATGTTCTTATCGACCTCGGCGTTCACGTCGGGCCTTGGGCTCATGTACCTGACCATGCGACCGGGAGAGTCAGCCAGAGGAGGTAGCTCCAAAGCGGCCATGACCATACTGGCTTGGTCTGTCATGGTGTTGCTTTCTGCAGCCGCGCTTGCTATCTATGGCGTGGAGGTTATGAAGTCATAG